The Bacteroides fragilis NCTC 9343 genome includes the window GCAGAAGTATTCACTTCGCTGGAAGCCGCTTTGGAAAGCTGCCAAGCCGAAGAAAAAGTATACATCATCGGAGGGGCAAGCGTCTATCGCCAGGCCATATCCCTGGCCGACGAGCTGTGCCTGACCGAAGTAAATGATACAGCGCCGGAAGCCGATGCCTTCTTCCCGGCTGTAGACACAACTATATGGCACGAAAAAAGCAGAGAAGTTCATCCTGCCGATGAAAAACATCTCTGCTCGTATGCTTTTGTAGATTACGTACGGGAGATCGATTAATCCTCGTCCGTATCTACCATAATCGGCATCTGCCGCTTGATGGCTTCATGGAATGAAATCAGCGTCTCGGTGCGAGCCAATCCCAACGGCTGGAGTTTATCATGAATCACACTCAAAAGATGGTGATTGTTCCTTGCGTATATCTTGATAAACATATCATATTTCCCGGTAGTGAAATGACATTCCACCACTTCCGGTATTGCTTCCAAAGCCTTGGTTACAGAATCGAACGACTCAGGATCTTTCAGATAAATCCCAATATAAGCACATGTCTCGTACCCGATCTTCTCCGGGTCGATGACATACTCCGAACCTTTCAATATACCCAGATTAGTCAACTTCTGTATGCGTTGATGAATAGCCGCACCCGAAACATTGCACGCTCTTGCCACTTCCAGGAACGGAATGCGGGCGTTGTCGGCAATCAACTTCAGAATCTGCTCGTCTAAAGTATCTAATTGATGATGTCCCATTTTAAATCAATTTGTTTTAATATATCAATGTCTTATGCAAAGTTAGCTATTTCCCCGGCAATAAATACTATAGTTTATTACTTTTATTTGTAAAAATAGAATAAATCGGCAATAGTTAGTACCTTTGTAAAAACAATAAATTCACACGATATGAAGCTGATATTAACCCTATTCACCTGTCTTTTCGTGACAGGATGTGCATACGCACAAAATTTCTCGGACTACTTCACGAACAAAACCCTACGCATCGATTATCTATTTACGGGGAATGCGGACAAGCAGTCGATCTGTCTTGATGAACTTTCGGAACTGCCCGTATGGGCAGGCAGGCGCCATCATCTGTCGGAATTGCCTTTGGAAGGAAACGGACAGATTGTGATGCGCGATGTGGCAAGTGGAAAAGTAATTTATACGACTTCGTTTTCTTCGCTCTTCCAGGAATGGCTCGAGACAGATGAAGCCAAAGAGGTCACTAAAGGATTTGAGAATACTTATCTCCTCCCCTATCCCATAAAGCCGGCCGAGGTAGAAATCACATTACGCAATAACAAACGCGAAGTCAGTGCCAACCTGAAGCACGTCGTTAAGCCCGACGACATTCTGATACACAAAAAAGGGCTCACACACATCACTCCGCACAAGTATCTGCTGAAAAGTGGAAATGAAGAACAATGTATCGATGTAGCCATCCTGGCAGAAGGGTATACCACAAGTGAAATGGAAACTTTCTATAAAGATGCCGCCATCGCATGCGAAGCCCTGTTCTCACACGAACCGTTTCAGTCGATGAAGAATCGCTTCAACATCGTGGCTGTGGCCAGTCCTTCGGCAGACAGTGGGGTCAGCGCTCCCAAACAGGGAGCATGGAAGCACACGGCCTTCGGTTCCCACTTCGATACTTTCTATTCCGACCGCTATCTGACTACCAGCCGGGTAAAAGCAATAAACGACGCATTGGCAGGCATCCCTTATGAACATATCATTATCTTAGCCAATACGGAACAATACGGTGGGGGCGGCATCTACAATGCTTTCACACTGACCACCGCACACCATCCCAATTTCCGTCCGGTAGTGGTACATGAGTTCGGTCATAGTTTTGGTGGCTTGGCCGACGAATATTTTTATGATGAAGACGTCATGAACGGACTCTATCCTCTCAACATTGAACCATGGGAGCAGAACATTACCACCCGCATCAACTTTGCCTCTAAATGGGAAGATATGCTCACCAAAACTACTCCTGTTCCGACTCCGGTAGCAGATAAGGCCAAATATCCCATAGGCGTATACGAAGGAGGAGGCTACTCAGCCAAAGGTATTTATCGCCCGGCATTCGACTGCCGCATGCGTACCAACGAATATCCTACCTTCTGTCCGGTTTGCCAAAGAGCTATCCAACGGATCATAGAGTTTTACACAGGTAAATAACCTGAACTTAATATAGGAGTAGTGATGGAACTATCGTCTTGCACGCCAGCCAAACAGAATTAGAGAACCAACTTCCAACCGGTCAACAGGCGTATTGAACTTTAGCCCCTAAGACCGTAAGTCTGATCACTACTCCTATATTATCTACTGTTCATTCGCCTCTACAATGCCTCCACTTTCCTTATTCCGGCTATCCATCATTTCAATCCACCACCTGGCAATAATCCTCCCCTGCGTAATCCAATCGCACCAAGAACAGTAAACCGCTCTTCCTCTGAATCCATACAGATATTGTATACACAACTCTGAATAAAGCCTACGAATGAGATGATTCTACAAATACATGGCTCTACGAATAATATAGTTCCTATAAATACATAGCTTTACGAATGGTATAGTCCCTACGAATAACACAGCACTACGAGAACCTCTGCAGCCCCCAAACATACTCATAAAAAAAAAGCCGTCTGATTATCCTCAGACGGCCTTTTCTATGTGTAGAATCAACTTATTCGCGAGCTCTCGCAGAATAGTTAATTTTCAGTGCATAAGCTTGACGAAGAGCCTGTTTAATATCGGTAACGATACCCATCTTAGTATCCTGGTCAATTTTCAAAGACACAGTCATAAAGGGTTGGTCTTCCTCTTTCATACTTGAGCGCTCGTTAGTCACGTAAGCCTGAATCTCGTCAACTTCAGCATAAGCATCATTCAACTGGATACGGCTTTCAGACCCCAGTTTTTTACGAAATTCTGCTGTCGGTTTACCTACGTAGATAAACGTAACCAAAGATTTCTTTTCAAGCTTTTCCAACTCAGTACCTTGCGGAATCTTAAACTCAACCTTCAATGAAACTTCACGCATTGTTGTTACAATCATAAAGAAGAACAACAATGTAAAGATCAAGTCAGGCAGTGAAGAAGTATTCAGCGTAGGCATCCCGCGCTTACCTGTTTTATTAAATTTTCCCATTAATTATTCTTTTTTACTCCTTTAGGTTCAGCCTCAGATATCT containing:
- a CDS encoding dihydrofolate reductase, giving the protein MSRISIIAAVDSRMAIGFQNKLLFWLPNDLKRFKALTTGNTIIMGRKTFESLPKGALPNRRNVVLSSNPAAECPGAEVFTSLEAALESCQAEEKVYIIGGASVYRQAISLADELCLTEVNDTAPEADAFFPAVDTTIWHEKSREVHPADEKHLCSYAFVDYVREID
- a CDS encoding Lrp/AsnC family transcriptional regulator, producing MGHHQLDTLDEQILKLIADNARIPFLEVARACNVSGAAIHQRIQKLTNLGILKGSEYVIDPEKIGYETCAYIGIYLKDPESFDSVTKALEAIPEVVECHFTTGKYDMFIKIYARNNHHLLSVIHDKLQPLGLARTETLISFHEAIKRQMPIMVDTDED
- a CDS encoding IgA Peptidase M64 gives rise to the protein MKLILTLFTCLFVTGCAYAQNFSDYFTNKTLRIDYLFTGNADKQSICLDELSELPVWAGRRHHLSELPLEGNGQIVMRDVASGKVIYTTSFSSLFQEWLETDEAKEVTKGFENTYLLPYPIKPAEVEITLRNNKREVSANLKHVVKPDDILIHKKGLTHITPHKYLLKSGNEEQCIDVAILAEGYTTSEMETFYKDAAIACEALFSHEPFQSMKNRFNIVAVASPSADSGVSAPKQGAWKHTAFGSHFDTFYSDRYLTTSRVKAINDALAGIPYEHIIILANTEQYGGGGIYNAFTLTTAHHPNFRPVVVHEFGHSFGGLADEYFYDEDVMNGLYPLNIEPWEQNITTRINFASKWEDMLTKTTPVPTPVADKAKYPIGVYEGGGYSAKGIYRPAFDCRMRTNEYPTFCPVCQRAIQRIIEFYTGK
- a CDS encoding ExbD/TolR family protein, producing the protein MGKFNKTGKRGMPTLNTSSLPDLIFTLLFFFMIVTTMREVSLKVEFKIPQGTELEKLEKKSLVTFIYVGKPTAEFRKKLGSESRIQLNDAYAEVDEIQAYVTNERSSMKEEDQPFMTVSLKIDQDTKMGIVTDIKQALRQAYALKINYSARARE